From a single Chloroflexota bacterium genomic region:
- a CDS encoding helix-turn-helix transcriptional regulator → MLNRSQNWLAREAGVSPGYISMLVNGERTPSGRIRRRMLKALGFDGFDQLFTMEVRDDEP, encoded by the coding sequence TTGCTGAATCGCTCCCAGAACTGGCTCGCCAGGGAGGCCGGGGTCAGCCCCGGCTACATCTCGATGCTGGTCAACGGGGAGCGCACACCCTCCGGTCGCATTCGCCGCCGGATGCTCAAGGCCCTGGGTTTCGACGGATTCGACCAACTCTTCACGATGGAGGTTAGAGATGACGAACCATAA